From Clupea harengus unplaced genomic scaffold, Ch_v2.0.2, whole genome shotgun sequence, one genomic window encodes:
- the rbbp9 gene encoding serine hydrolase RBBP9: MPLKKAVIVPGNGAGDVERANWYGWANKEIKKIPDMTCLLKNMPDPVTARETIWLPFMEKELKCDEETVIIGHSSGAAAAMRYAETRKVFAIILVGAYTSDMGDETERESGYFSRPWQWELIRGNVSHIVQFGSTDDPFLPWEEQEEVAEGLKADLHKYSDRGHFMNSRFPELIDVVKKFKEAA; the protein is encoded by the exons ATGCCGCTGAAGAAAGCTGTCATTGTACCCGGGAATGGAGCAGGGGATGTTGAGCGTGCCAACTGGTATGGGTGGGCAAACAAGGAAATCAAGAAG ATCCCAGATATGACCTGCCTGTTGAAGAACATGCCTGATCCAGTGACGGCACGTGAGACAATATGGCTACCCTTCATGGAGAAGGAGCTGAAGTGTGATGAGGAAACCGTAATCATCGGTCACAGCTCTGGGGCGGCTGCTGCCATGAGGTACGCAGAGACTCGCAAAGTATTCGCCATCATCCTGGTGGGGGCCTACACCTCAGACATGGGAGACGAGACTGAGAGGGAAAGTGGCTACTTCAGCCGGCCATGGCAGTGGGAGCTCATCCGAGGGAATGTGAGCCACATTGTCCAGTTTGGCTCCACAGATGATCCCTTTCTGCCCtgggaggaacaggaggaggtggCCGAGGGTTTGAAGGCGGATCTGCACAAGTACTCGGACCGTGGCCACTTCATGAACTCACGCTTCCCTGAGCTCATTGATGTGGTCAAGAAGTTCAAAGAAGCTGCTTAA